One genomic window of Mucilaginibacter sp. SJ includes the following:
- a CDS encoding FMN-binding negative transcriptional regulator — translation MYTPKHFQLTNEQETISFMQRYSFATIVTATDNVPFATHLPFLVSKRDDKIVLSSHFAKANPQAAEIIGKEILVIFTEPHAYISPKHYEKETNVPTWNYIAVHAYGKATILPEGEQTADLLVQMISNYEAEYLTQWNNLPDEYKQRMMKGIVAFEIIVDDLQGKQKLSQNRSETERENIINALGKSTDTTEAEIGKYMSRLK, via the coding sequence ATGTATACGCCAAAACATTTCCAGTTAACGAATGAGCAAGAAACAATCAGCTTTATGCAGCGCTATAGCTTTGCAACAATTGTAACAGCTACTGATAACGTTCCGTTTGCTACGCATCTTCCCTTCCTGGTAAGCAAACGCGATGATAAAATTGTTTTGTCGTCTCATTTCGCCAAGGCCAACCCGCAGGCTGCTGAAATTATTGGAAAGGAAATATTGGTGATCTTTACTGAGCCTCACGCTTATATCTCACCCAAACATTACGAAAAGGAAACCAACGTACCTACCTGGAATTATATCGCGGTACACGCTTACGGCAAAGCAACAATCCTGCCTGAAGGCGAACAAACTGCTGATCTGTTAGTGCAAATGATCAGTAATTATGAGGCTGAATATCTAACTCAGTGGAATAATCTACCTGACGAATACAAACAACGGATGATGAAAGGTATAGTAGCCTTCGAAATCATAGTTGACGACCTACAAGGCAAACAAAAACTTAGTCAAAACCGTAGCGAAACGGAACGGGAAAACATCATCAATGCATTAGGCAAAAGTACGGACACTACTGAAGCGGAGATTGGCAAATACATGTCGCGTCTTAAATAA
- a CDS encoding N-acetylornithine carbamoyltransferase, translated as MKLFSSVNDVADVNALVKEALALKQDPFAHQKLGKNKTLALVFLNPSLRTRMSTQKAAINLGMNVMVLNIDKEGWALELRDGVIMDGTTVEHIREAAGVMGQYADIIGVRSFPGLRNREEDYSEMIFNKFVEFCKVPVVSLESATRHPLQSLADLITIEELKTTARPKVVLTWAPHIKPLPQAVPNSFSEWMCKADVDFTIVQPKGYELCTDFTQGANISYDQDEALAGADFIYVKNWSAYEPYGNILGKHEEWMLTNKKLEQTNNAKVMHCLPVRRNLELSDEILDGPNSIVVHEAGNRVWAAQAVLKQMLESL; from the coding sequence ATGAAACTATTCTCTTCTGTTAATGATGTTGCTGATGTTAACGCGCTTGTAAAAGAGGCATTGGCGCTTAAGCAGGATCCATTTGCCCACCAAAAGCTTGGTAAAAATAAAACACTTGCATTAGTGTTTTTAAATCCAAGTTTACGTACCCGTATGAGTACACAAAAAGCTGCTATCAATTTGGGCATGAATGTAATGGTGCTCAATATCGATAAAGAAGGCTGGGCACTTGAACTGCGCGACGGCGTCATCATGGATGGCACTACTGTTGAGCATATCCGTGAAGCCGCAGGCGTTATGGGCCAATACGCTGATATTATTGGCGTTCGTTCGTTCCCTGGCTTAAGGAACCGTGAGGAAGATTACAGCGAAATGATTTTCAATAAGTTTGTTGAATTTTGCAAAGTGCCAGTTGTTAGTTTGGAATCAGCTACCCGCCACCCGCTGCAAAGTTTGGCCGACTTGATCACTATTGAAGAGCTGAAAACAACAGCGCGTCCTAAAGTGGTTTTAACCTGGGCGCCGCATATCAAACCATTGCCGCAAGCTGTTCCAAACTCATTCTCGGAGTGGATGTGCAAGGCGGATGTCGACTTTACTATCGTGCAACCTAAAGGATATGAGCTTTGTACCGATTTTACCCAGGGTGCAAATATCTCTTATGATCAGGATGAGGCTTTAGCCGGCGCGGATTTCATCTACGTAAAAAACTGGTCGGCGTATGAGCCTTATGGCAATATATTAGGCAAACACGAAGAGTGGATGCTTACTAACAAAAAGCTGGAGCAAACCAACAATGCCAAAGTAATGCATTGCTTACCGGTACGCCGTAACCTGGAGCTCTCTGACGAAATATTAGACGGGCCAAACTCAATTGTGGTACACGAAGCCGGCAACCGTGTTTGGGCCGCTCAAGCTGTACTGAAACAGATGCTGGAAAGTTTGTAA
- the argC gene encoding N-acetyl-gamma-glutamyl-phosphate reductase: MTEFKDNNDATLAPPSGGRGAIRAGIVGGAGYTGGEMLRILINHPNVEIAFVHSNSNAGNYVYQVHTDLFGDTDLKFVAELSTDIDVLFLCVGHGDAKKFLEANVIPDSVKIIDLSQDFRLNQNSTLNGKSFVYGLPELNREAIKTASNIANPGCFATCLQLGLLPLASKGFLNNEVHVTATTGSTGAGQSLSPTSHFTWRNDNLSVYKAFSHQHLNEIGQSLRQLQAGFDKAINFVPYRGDFTRGIIASIYTESDLSEEEALALYQSYYDGHPFTHVTNRNIDLKQIVNTNKCFIQVKKHDNKIFIISIMDNLLKGASGQAVQNMNLLFGLDERAGLRLKGIAF; the protein is encoded by the coding sequence ATGACTGAATTTAAAGATAATAATGACGCTACTCTTGCTCCCCCTTCAGGGGGCCGGGGGGCGATACGTGCAGGTATAGTTGGCGGAGCAGGGTACACCGGTGGCGAAATGCTCCGGATCCTGATCAATCACCCTAATGTGGAGATAGCTTTTGTTCACAGCAACAGCAACGCGGGTAACTATGTTTACCAGGTACATACCGACCTGTTTGGTGATACCGATCTGAAATTTGTGGCCGAATTATCTACAGATATTGATGTACTTTTCCTTTGCGTTGGCCACGGTGACGCCAAAAAGTTCCTGGAAGCAAACGTTATCCCCGATTCGGTTAAGATCATTGACTTAAGCCAGGATTTCAGACTGAACCAAAACTCAACTTTAAACGGCAAAAGTTTTGTGTATGGCTTGCCGGAGTTGAACCGTGAGGCTATTAAAACAGCCTCTAATATTGCCAACCCCGGTTGCTTTGCTACCTGTTTGCAATTGGGTTTACTTCCGCTGGCTTCAAAAGGTTTTCTGAATAACGAAGTTCACGTTACAGCTACAACCGGCTCTACAGGTGCCGGCCAAAGCTTATCGCCTACCTCGCATTTTACATGGCGTAATGATAACCTCTCTGTTTACAAAGCATTTAGTCACCAGCATTTAAATGAGATCGGTCAGTCATTAAGGCAGTTGCAAGCCGGCTTTGATAAGGCTATCAATTTTGTACCTTATCGCGGTGATTTTACCCGTGGCATTATTGCTTCAATTTATACTGAGAGCGATTTGAGCGAGGAAGAAGCATTAGCACTTTACCAAAGCTACTACGATGGTCATCCGTTTACGCATGTAACCAATCGCAACATTGATTTAAAGCAAATTGTGAATACTAATAAATGCTTTATCCAGGTAAAAAAACACGACAACAAAATATTCATTATCAGCATAATGGACAACTTACTTAAGGGCGCTTCCGGTCAGGCAGTACAGAACATGAACTTATTGTTCGGGCTGGACGAGCGCGCAGGCTTACGACTTAAGGGAATAGCGTTTTAG
- a CDS encoding aspartate aminotransferase family protein: MNLFDVYPINPINIVRGQGSLVYDNHDTEYLDMYGGHAVISIGHTHPHYVKRLEDQLHKLGFYSNSIEIPIQKELAQKLGKVSGKEDYQLFLCNSGAEANENALKLASFYNGKKKVIAFSKSFHGRTSLAVAVTDNPKIVAPINETDNVIFLPWADETALEEAFKNNEISSVIIEGIQGVGGIQVAPEGFLQKIRSLCDQYNAVFIADSVQCGYGRTGKFFSHDFAGVDADIYSMAKGMGNGFPVGGIIISPKIQPAYGMLGTTFGGNHLACAAGLAVLETIEQDNLLQNTAEVGGYLIKELNKLEQVKEVRGRGLMIGIELPEELAHARKELLNKHHIFTGEAKPNVIRLLPALNLTKAHADRFLEAFVNVLNQ, encoded by the coding sequence ATGAATCTGTTCGACGTATATCCTATTAATCCGATCAACATAGTAAGAGGACAAGGAAGTTTAGTGTACGATAACCACGATACTGAATACCTTGATATGTATGGTGGTCATGCCGTTATTTCTATCGGTCATACCCATCCGCATTATGTTAAAAGATTAGAAGATCAATTACACAAGCTTGGCTTTTACTCTAACTCTATCGAGATTCCTATTCAAAAAGAGTTAGCGCAAAAATTAGGTAAGGTTTCGGGTAAAGAAGATTACCAATTATTCCTGTGTAACTCCGGTGCTGAGGCCAATGAGAATGCTTTAAAACTGGCTTCTTTTTATAACGGGAAGAAGAAAGTGATCGCATTCAGCAAATCATTTCACGGCCGAACATCGTTGGCGGTTGCTGTTACAGACAACCCTAAGATCGTTGCCCCGATCAATGAGACTGACAATGTGATCTTTTTGCCATGGGCTGATGAAACAGCACTGGAAGAAGCATTCAAAAACAACGAAATCTCTTCGGTAATTATCGAAGGTATTCAAGGTGTTGGTGGTATCCAGGTTGCACCTGAAGGCTTCCTGCAAAAGATCCGTTCGTTGTGCGACCAATATAACGCCGTTTTCATTGCCGATTCTGTACAATGCGGTTACGGCCGTACCGGAAAATTCTTCTCACATGATTTTGCCGGTGTGGATGCCGACATCTATAGCATGGCTAAAGGCATGGGTAATGGTTTCCCTGTTGGTGGTATCATTATTTCGCCAAAAATACAGCCGGCTTATGGCATGTTGGGTACCACTTTTGGTGGTAACCACCTGGCTTGCGCAGCAGGTTTAGCTGTACTTGAAACTATAGAACAGGATAACCTGTTGCAAAATACTGCTGAAGTTGGCGGTTACTTAATAAAGGAGCTTAACAAACTGGAGCAGGTTAAAGAAGTTCGTGGTCGTGGTTTAATGATCGGGATCGAATTGCCTGAGGAATTGGCCCATGCGCGTAAAGAGTTGCTAAACAAGCACCATATATTTACCGGCGAAGCTAAACCAAACGTGATCAGGCTATTACCTGCTTTAAATTTGACTAAGGCTCATGCCGATAGGTTCCTGGAAGCTTTTGTAAATGTATTGAATCAATAA